From the genome of candidate division WOR-3 bacterium, one region includes:
- a CDS encoding 6-carboxytetrahydropterin synthase, with protein MDTVRVSRTFSAAHAVRGMSSRCEAVHGHNYRVEVAVSSSRLKQPGMVADFLEVGRRLESILPDHTMLNEVYDFNPTSENLARHFYEEMAKHYPVRAVTVWEDDDCCAEYSE; from the coding sequence ATGGACACCGTGCGGGTTAGCCGGACTTTCAGCGCGGCCCACGCGGTCCGGGGCATGAGCTCAAGGTGCGAGGCAGTCCACGGTCACAACTACCGGGTCGAGGTCGCGGTCAGCTCAAGCCGGCTCAAGCAGCCGGGTATGGTTGCGGACTTTCTTGAGGTCGGCCGACGACTGGAAAGCATATTGCCGGATCATACGATGCTCAACGAGGTCTACGATTTCAACCCGACTTCTGAGAATCTGGCCCGGCATTTCTACGAGGAGATGGCGAAACACTATCCCGTTCGGGCGGTTACGGTCTGGGAAGACGACGATTGCTGCGCCGAATACTCAGAGTAG